Proteins encoded within one genomic window of Argiope bruennichi chromosome 7, qqArgBrue1.1, whole genome shotgun sequence:
- the LOC129975279 gene encoding gastrula zinc finger protein XlCGF7.1-like codes for MEKNATYICDDCKENRYASENKSKSFEWVFSLNSPFRCTKCSKYFNIAFKVTDKISLLDPSKNPVQELIAGQCENVRSDEGSRNEPKIEENQPIDFHQKLYICDICLRTFKARSAFCRHKKVHNENNPFKCAVCDRQCTSKSNYLIHMNKHSNERRYKCSFCTVAFKYKCSLQAHMSIHNKQNPFRCELCKKSCTTRQDLERHMASHSNEKHYKCSVCATKFKTKNGLSTHMNVHKVQNPYRCQECNKNCCSTTNLKRHMKTHSGTRPYKCHICSSSFKAKYQLNAHMKEKHQEDHLK; via the coding sequence ATGGAGAAAAATGCGACATACATTTGTGATGATTGCAAAGAAAATAGATATGCcagtgaaaataaatcaaaatcttttGAATGGGTGTTTTCATTAAATTCCCCATTCCGCTGTACTAAATGCTCAAAGTACTTCAACATAGCCTTCAAAGTTACAGATAAAATATCATTGCTTGACCCATCAAAAAATCCAGTGCAAGAATTAATTGCTGGGCAGTGTGAAAACGTGCGTAGCGATGAAGGATCTAGGAACGAACCTAAAATCGAAGAAAACCAGCCAATCGATTTTCATCAGAAACTGTACATATGCGATATTTGCCTTCGAACCTTCAAAGCTAGATCAGCATTTTGTCGTCATAAGAAAGTACACAATGAGAATAATCCTTTCAAATGCGCGGTATGTGATAGGCAGTGTACATCTAAATCCAATTACCTGATCCACATGAACAAACATTCCAACGAAAGGCgttataaatgcagtttttgcACTGtggcttttaaatataaatgtagtcTTCAGGCCCACATGAGCATACATAATAAGCAAAATCCTTTCAGGTGTGAATTGTGTAAAAAGAGTTGTACCACTAGACAAGATCTTGAAAGACACATGGCCAGTCATTCGAATGAAAAGCATTACAAATGTTCTGTATGCGCTACgaagtttaaaactaaaaatggcCTATCTACCCATATGAACGTACATAAAGTGCAGAATCCTTATCGATGTCAAGAGTGTAATAAAAACTGCTGTTCTACGACCAATCTCAAAAGACACATGAAGACTCATTCCGGAACAAGACCTTACAAATGTCATATTTGCTCTTCATCCTTTAAAGCAAAATATCAACTTAATGCTCACATGAAAGAGAAACATCAAGAGGATCATTTGAAATAG